aacaaaataaatacataacatTACCCAGTGTGTATTTTTATCTGTTAATTCCACATTTTATACACTGTGTATCTAATTGTTATGCaaatgtgtttacattttaaatgatgaattaattgaaaagtaaatgcaatctaaaaaaacaatatagaattttcacaagaaaaacatttaaggatttttttaaaaatatgtttaatagtTCACAATAACATCTTTAGGGTGGGGGTGTTGCTCAGTGCAACGAGGGTTTAGCTCAGCcatagagcatttgactgcagagtAAGATGccccaagttcaaatcctgatgcCCCCCtacatctttctttttaaaaattcttggttttatgggcagtggttgacataccaagggtgatgacaatcacaatgacaatcactttcacttcactttgctaTTTCAATTGATTTTAATTCCTTTTAGCAGCTGTCTAATAATTTTGCTCACTTGTATTTAAGCCAAAATCCAATCAGTAATGTAGTTCAGTCACCTTAACCTGTTTTCACTGAACAGTGAGacacagaacaataacaaataaatccaaaagaatgctttttttttttgcaattattgCAAAAAGTTATGcaataattagcattttcatgaattaagTGTTTGATCCCCTACcaatcagcaagatttctgtCTCCTTGTTGTACAATTgtggccaaacgttttgagaatgacacaaatactggctTTCGTTTTTGTTATAGCAATTTGCACATACTCCTGAATATTATGAAGAGTGATAAGATGAATTATAAATGTTTCTTTGCCAtgaaggatattgctgctactaagagtgcacctaaatcaaccaaaCTTCAAGGACAGGGGtccaagtgttgtgaagaaggctttagggtgcccaagaaagttcAGCaagtctcctaaagatgattcagcagcaagctctgcactggggtgccaccagtgcagagcttgctgcctgctgccattcctgatcTCTCtaagaaaaacatgaagaacAGCCTGATAGGGATTGGACTGATGAGGATTGgtataaagtcattttctctgatgaagcccattTTTGATTGTTTGGGTCATCTGGATAAATGACTGTCCGgaaaagaaaaggtgagcactaccatcagtcctgcCAACAGTatagcatcctgagaccattcatgtgtacGGCtacttctcatccaagggagtgggctcagaGTGGGCTTTTAAAAgtacacagccatgaataaagaatggtaccaaaacaacagaaacttctcccaaccatccaagaacagtttggtgaagaacaatgccttttccagcttgACAGAGCACGGtcccataaggccaaagtggaCGGGGACCATAACTTTGACATTTTGGATCAATGGCaaggaaactccccggaacttaatccaattaagaacttgtggtcaatcctcaagaggcgggtggacaaacaattGGACAAGTGGACACTGATTTATCAAGAAATGGGTTGCCATCATTCatgatttggcccagaagttgattgacagcatgtcagggcaaaTTTCAGAGGTCTTGAGAAAAAAGGataaacactgcaaatattggcactttgcataaacttgatattttataaacaataaaagccaatgaaacttataaaatgcttgtaattatactttatACAGGTGAGGAGCTGACATTGGGAAGTCATCAACTTATTACTAAAACGACTTGTTATTGAAGACACCTGtccatagaagcaatcaatctatATAGATttcaaactctgcaccatggccaagaccaaagagctttccaaggatgtcCGGGATTAGATTGaggacctacacaaggctggaatggacAACAAGACCATTCTGGGTGAGAAGATGACAACAAGCTTGGTGAGAAGATGACAACAGTTGGCGTGATAATTTGCAAAtggaagaaccataaaataacCGCCTATCTCCCTCAATCTGGTCCACataagatctcaccttgtggagTTTCAATGGTAATGAGAATGGtgtggaaccagcccagaactactgGGGAGAATCTTGTCTATAATCTGAAGGCAGCTGAGACCATAGTCACAAAGACTATGATGGTaacaaggtccccctgctcatgAAATCATATGTACAGGTTTACCTGAGCATCTATAGGATTCAGAGGAAGACTGGGTGAAAGCGTTGTGGTCAAATGAGACCAAAATCAAACTCTCTGGCATCAACTCAACTGTGTTTGGAAGAGAAGAAATGCTCCCTATGATTCCAAAAACACCACCgtcaaacatggaggtggaaacaatATACtttgcactgcactgcatcaacaggaggatggatggggccatgcatttttctgtattttttttttattattgttctgtctcaCAGTGTTAAAAAACCTAACTTTGACTTTGTagactgatattttttttttgttagtgggcaaacttacaaaatcagcagctGAAATCTTTTAGGAAGCCACTGACTAAAAGAGTAAAACAtatcaataataatttttaaaaagtggcaaACTGGTCTGCTACAAGAACTGGAGGTTTGTCTCTTCCAACTCTGGTGTTATGGTTGGATTCAcccctggcaccaatctgcatgacagcagggcggttATAAAGGACTTGTTGAGCACCCCATCGAGGctttgacattttatgtggactgtGAAACCCatgtgtagtgttgttttcggttctggcaatcggcacatgccTGTGGGTTAGTTCGTGTTTtaccccttttgtttcccctgttttcaggCTTTGTGCCGGTTTGgattttgtttaataaatcattgtttccaaaatgtcccatctctgcacGTCCTCCCCCCGTCAGCTCACGGATGTGACGTCTGAAAACAAATGTAGGCTCCCCTTCAAGCAAAAGTCTAGTCAGACAAATAGTTCTGCTATTGAGctctgctcagagaacaataggataaTAGAGCTATGGAGACTTTTTTGTCTCATTCATTagttacattcacatttacagactttatcagacgcccttatccagagcgacttacaatcagtatttacagggacagtccccccctggagcaacttagggttaagtgtcttgctcagggacacaatggtagcaagtgggatttgaacctgggtgttctggttcataggcgagtgtgttaccctcaggctactactaccattataaataaaatattatttattattgtttaatgaaaataaacgtattctgcaataaatgtttttttattataatactgTAATAGACATATAAACAGTACTGAGATAAAAAATaagtatataaaataaaaataatgcatcCACTCATTCAGTACATTTTCACAGGGTGAGTGGGATGGGCAAGCCAATAAGGTATTTCCAACATGTCCTAATTTGCTATCAAAACGGATggattttttacattcagaTTGAGAGAATGAAGAAGAGTTTATTTTAGAGAGAATGAACGGAAGGCCTGCATCGTGTTTACTCACAGATCAAATAGCTGCATGATTGCTGTAGCAAAGTGGAACAGTGGAATTAATCCCACTGCAGGACTGACTTTGAACCCGCATCATTAGGATGCTCTAAATATTTAGAAGGCATTTCTGGATGAAGATGAGACAAGCAGAGGAAAGGAAAGAGACACAAGTTTGCCAGTGAAGTCGTTCAGCTAATTGATTCAGCGCCCATATACATTCAGTGAAAAATCACAACATGCTGACCAGCCTCATCTCCAATATGAAACTCGTATCACCTTCTCACTGGGTGATAGGTGATATGTAGGTCAAGCTAACAGACTGGGTATTGGGGTGCAGGTCGGACTGTGAGTCAAGTCAGTGCTGCATCTGTCAGTGCATATCAGTCAGCAGAACATGGTACAGTGCTCCCCTGAGTGCCCATCATCACGGATCGGCAGTCTGTCAGGCTACCTGCAGCACTTCTGGAATACAAATGCAGTTTGCATCTGTCTGACATGTGGGAGTCATCAGAGATTTTCTCAAAATACACactgtctcaaaaaaaaaaatttccataGAAATTCCATATtcaaatatgataaaaaatCATCCACCAAGAGTTGGGGGCAACAATTTAATGAGCACATTagtacatttacttttttatggcatttattagacacccttatccagagcaacttacaatcagtagttacagggacattcccccaggagcaacttagggttaagtgtcttactctgggacacaatggtagtaagtgggatttgatcctgtgactttgtggtcttcctgttcatcagcgagtgtgttacccactagggtgcTAGGCTACCCTCTAGgcctacccactaggcttggtgagtgtgttacccactagggtgcTAGTGTGTTATTGTGTTACTAGTATGttagtgtgttatccactagaaTTTGAATCAGCAGACAGGCAATCAcatttgattggttaattactgctGAGGTTATGTTTATATGTTATGTAATATGTTTCAGCTGCCAAAACGTGATCTCGCAGGTGATCTTGCTTTAGGTGGTCAGATCTTCGTTCAGCAAAATAATGTGGCAATAAAATGTGCCAATCACTAAgtctctcttctcttttctttatccttcaccatccactccaccgTGGATGGTATatcctgcctggggagtttcctggtttGGAGTGATCACATGACGTGAATGAGCCCATCTGATAGTCATCTGCTGGGACTAACATCCTACCTGGATTctaattcattatacacaagtagactgcaataaccttcatttgctatatatacttttttggaTGTACAGTacaattcatagttttgatgccttcagtgagaatctaccaatgtaaatggtcatgaaaataaagaaaacacattgaatgagaaggtgtgtccaatcttttgggctgtactgtatgtcattgTAATcctgtgctgaccagaggagaatTGGTGCCTCTTGCTGAGTTTAGGTTCTTCTCAATGTTTTCTTCCTATTAGAGGgagttttttctttctgttaaaaaagtgaagtgattgtcacttgttatacacagcagcacagcacacagcccACAGCTCACCTGAggctttgagcactgttctatttgtaAAGAAGTGTGTTACAATGTCAATTGTAAAAAgcaccatataaataaagagtTCAAAGAGCATGGTACGAACTGGAGaatgtctttttaaaagaaaatatgtgTAAACAAAATACAACTAAATTTATCCAAACAATTTATGCATGTTATAATcaaagtgaaagaaagaaaatccaaGGTGTAGATCAGTGCATTTTATCCCATAGTTGGACTGATTCTGAACCTGGAATATTTCAGTCCTGTTCAAATACCAATGTAACCTACCAAAAAGTGGCTCAGCAAAATTATACCATGtgcccttaattttttttttattctgtatttagtcactctttcaaataaaaaagtggtctaaaaaattatattccaaAAATAGGCATTGGGTAAaactaaaatacacaagagAAAATTACATTCAGCTCCATTGAAGAAAATGGCCATTTGAACTGCATTATCCCCACTGGGACGAACTCGCTACCCCAGTGGATGCAGGGGGCAGAAGAGAAGGTGGAAGATCTGGAATTTCAAGGAAATGTTGATGCAGGTCAGGTGGCAAGAGAGGCTCGTCCTCTTCCTCATTCAAAACACTGAAAGAAGGCCCAGAACGGTTAGTGCCTAATTATAGTGCAAAGATGGCCTGGCAATATAAAATATGCTGTTTTATGTTTGATGGAAGTCACATAGTCTTGATTGATTCTGTAAAGAtattataacaatattttaaaatatgctgCCCTACCTGCCACTGCTCTGAGCcaccctcctcttctctctccttgCCAGCCACTCCTCGGCCATGGGCTCAGCACCTCCTCCCTCCTTTGGGTCTTTCCTCAAGCTACCCCCTAGTGATGGAAAAAACAGtggctttatttttatgaacGCTCCCCACTTGTCAATTTGCTGAGTGACTGAAGCACtagactgaaataaaaattaagcAATAAAAATGGAGTGACACGAcactgctgttttgtttttttttttcataaaaatgtcCATCTCAGCAAATGTGCAGTGTGAAACAATCTGGTTTTTACCACCTCTTCTGCACGAGTGACACCTTGTattataaaaacaatgaaatgacaTTGAAAAACAATTTCCAGTGACCTTTATGGCTTAAAAAGGCATCTATTCTGAAGCCCACCCCAGTTCCTTTGTTAAACATAAGTACCCTTGGTCATAAAAGGACAGAATACCAATGAACCTCAGTAGGTAGGCAATACACTGAATGCGGAGTATCAGAAGCCACAGGTGACTCCCTAAAATTAGAAATTACACAATTTAACTCAATTTTTCATCCACGAGCCTGCACTGGAGCAAATGAGAAAACAAAGGCGCAATCAGGCGGAACGGGCCAATTCGCTGCGGTGTGTCAGTTCAGCCACAACAATCCATGGGATTTAAGCAGCTACTGCCACTTCTAAGAAACGGAGAGGATGGCATGGAGGCCAGCTGCCGAAGATAAAAAGAGAAGACAGCATACACACCTTCAGTTATTGCTGGTCAAAttataatatttcaaaataactAATCATCACAAAAAGCAGCCTGTCAATGTGGAGACGGCACATTGGTGACATTATTCTGTAAAACAAGTGATTATAAATATAATCTGCAAATTTGTAAAATGgtaataatatgataatatgacAGGGAGGCGTACATAAAACCAACAATTAAATCATTATATTCCCCAGTTATGTGCCAGCATAACAAGCCTGAAATCCCTTACAAATCTGCATTGCCTCAGAGACTTGTGAGCTGTGCGGTAAGGCATCAATGATTTTCTTCCCAATTTCTCTACTGGATTGACAGGGAACAATGTCTTGCAAAAGACACCACTGTCGTTAGAGGTCTATGTAGTCTACAACAATCTTCTGGTAGGTGTTACATATCATAATAGAATGTACATGAAAGCCAGGACCCACACTTTCCCTGTAGGACAGCATCACACTGACATTTTGAGTTCTTCCCAAGCATGACTTATTGGACATGGCCACCATCTCCCTCTGCTCCATGTTCCAATTctgctaatttttttaaaaagtcaagtgattgtcacatgtgatacacagcagcacagcacatagtgcacacagtgaaatttgtcctctgcatttaacccatcaccctgagtgagcagtgggcagccatgacaagcgcccggggagcagtgtgtagggacggtgctttgctcagtggcacctcagtggctcgagattcgaaccggcaaccttctgattacggggccgcttccttaaccgctaggccaccactgcccctttttttttttttgccctcagGCATTGTCAGCTAATTGATGTGCAACTATGTGGGCCCATATGGAGCAAGACGCCATACCCTGTGTTCCTCTGACACCTTCCTAAAATGACCAAAAGCAGCTCTGTGGAATTACACCAGGCAGGACGGCCTTTATGGACGTCATCAGGATAATATTCTGATTATCAGTGTCTAAAAAGGAAACACACCGCATGTCCACCCCATAGCATGTGTAATAATCAATGTCTTCCACATCATCGTAAGACAGACATGTTGTCAGGGGGGTGGGCAGCATTAACAAGCTGCGTTTCATTCTCCAGTGGACGCCAACAATATTCCTGTATGCCCTGCTCTCAATGTTGAGGGCAGCCCTCCTAAACCTAATAACTCTATTCGGAAACACCCTGCAACCAGTACTGGGCAATAGcaaaataatataatgaaaatttTAAACCACAAACATCCAATGACAGACATGCAATgattattactttactttactttatttagcagacgcttttatccaaagcgacttacaagaggaagacaccagcaattctcgttcaataTCTATAGAATATTgcgtttacaaactaagagccctgataaggctcagacttgtcagtgaagagcatgctcagagattgttaggtgctagacgaagaaaaattataatgtatttatacattttgtattgtttgtgcaatgtgtacgcatgtgcgtgtgtaagtgttagatttgtctgtagtattttttgaacaagagggttttcacctgcttcttaaaagtggtgatagtctcggctagtcgtgtggaggagggcaggttgttccaccagccagggacaacaacggagaacagagatgattggaatcggagaccccgtgaagaaggaatttttagtctcctttcgtttgccgatctgaggtggcatgcaggagtgtagctaggtagtagtgtgttgatgtaggagggcgcagttccatttacagccctgtaggcagcatcaaggatttgaactcaatgcgagcagctaccgggagccagtggagggaggtaagaagaggtgtaacatgggtgtattttggctgattgaaaatgagacgggctgccatattttggatcaatTATTAACACATGTTAACTCGTTtgcaagcttttaaaaaaatattcttccGGTATATTTACTTATTCCCAACACTGTCCACAGTTCCATTTGAATTTAGCGGTTTTCTTTGCATATGATTTGGAATCTTGCTTGATGGCACATGCCTGAATATCCCGTACAGTCCACTACATTTTCACACTGTAGATAACGAAACAGCTAACTAGCTCTAGTCTGGGTCAGGCAGATTATTATTCATAAGATAACCATATTATTATTAcgttttatttcatatctctGAGCTgtagcttttctttttttattattgttattattattaaagcagCCGGTAAGGACACAGCGCCACCAGTCGGTCAAATGAAAAAGTTACAGTGTGTGCATGGGGGATATGAGCATCGTGCATTGCGTACCTGCTACCTGCCGTTTCAGGCTCTCCAGATCCCGCTCTGTCATGTGAGAGAACCGGCAGTTCGTGCCGAACAAACACTGGCCTGAACCAGAGCAAAGGTTGAAATTCGTTATATTACACGTAGCAGTCGGACTGAAACGTGAAACGTTTGCGCGAAGGCACTTGCCCGTCTGTAGGAACTTCCTGCAGGGCTTCTTGCTCTGCTCGTCAACGAGAATGGCCGCAGCGTCTGGGTGGACGTGAAGGGAAAGTAAGACGGCGGCTGCGCCTCGAAGAGGGGTGCGACTGCTCGCTCACCTCTGAAGTTGTCGAACCAGGCTTTCTTTGACCTTTGGTGCTGAACCCCGTTTAAGTGTTTCTTTCTGTTGTGCATGTTGTCCTGAAAGCTTCGGTCACAGTAATCGCAGTAGTAGCGCTTCCCCATGATCGCCAAACAAAAGGACCTCTGCTGTTTTTATGACGCTTGCAAGCGTGGAAAAGGGGCAGCGCGATGGTCAACCTACGTCCACGTCAGGAAAACGTAGAAGCTGAGTACAAACTAACTGGCTAACACTCGACTAAGGTAGAATTCCGGCAgatcttgtttgtgttttatgttcctAAAATTAAAAGCACTGTTCCCTACTAGGGCTCTTCAGTAACAAAAGTCGAATTGGCAAATTGTTGCGACGcgtcaaaataaaagcccctGTCGCGCTTCGATAGAAAGCTCTGCCGAACATATCAACAGCATGTCAGCACAGTGATGTCGGGGAAATCCACACGAGGAAATGTACATACTGCTGAATGGTTATTTCAATTAAAGGACAGTTGGTTTCTTGGTTTTGACAAGACAAATACTATCACATTACGCCTGTTACGCGTTCTTTGTTGTATTGTCTTGTTTATCTGTACattattttttgtctgaagaGCTCAGTAAGATACTGCACGACACTCTGCgcttttttaatgtaatatcTGTTTGGCTAAAAATTGCCAAaaccaaattccttgtgtgtattaatattacaaattattatGTAACCTTTTATTGTGACATAGTGTTGACCCGGAACAGACGTTGCAGCATTACTACTTCCGAGTACACGCTCTCGCGTCCTAGAAGGGAACGTCATGGCGCTGTCGCGGACTGTCTACAACCTGCTCTTCAGGAGGACATCGACTTTCGCCGTTTCTATCATGGTCGGGGCGGTGTTATTCGAGCGGGTGTTTGATCAGGGTGGAGACGCCATATTCGAGCAGCTGAACCGGGGGGTGAGTTCTCAACACACCCGGCTTCTCTAAGCGAGCGGATCTGCGCTGTGACCTCGCTTCGTGGGAGGACGTTGgcgtgataataataataataatgatgatgatgggacTGTGTATATTAACCCagtaaatattgtttttttccatctcttcAAGATGTGCTGAATGGAGAGATTCTTTTGTACTTCCTTCCGGTTAAATATATACGTGTAGATATATGTTGATCGTATCCATGTCTGCTTTCATAGAAAATAATTCACAACAGCCTGTACTGATGATATTATATGATGTGATTGGTCATATCAATGcttttttatattgcattttatGGTACATCAGTGCCCATTGGATTCTGTTTAAGCCATAAGTATCTCTTAAGTATTTCTGAAAAACTATTTATGTACTTGAATAATTTCAAGTTAATCTAATATGTGCCTGTGTTTCCCCCACCTACAGAAACTGTGGAAGCACATTAAACACAACTATGAGGAAAAGGAAGAATAACAACCCCCTTGGATGATTGACTGGCAGCATGAAGACTTTCTACCATCTTCAGCTGCATTCCCAGACGTAACTCTGGCTTGAACAGCACTGGCCACATCTTCTAGAGCCATGAAGACTGGTGAAGATGGATTGGCTCCAGTTGGCTCTTCCTCCCTGTTGATGCTTGTGCCAGTTATCTCCAATATTGAGTTATTTGtctttattatgtaattatcacattcttattaataaatgtaatgttaataaCATTGCCAtgcatttttctcttctttttcatgcccaatacatttatatatatattagtgatTAGCAAACTAAATATAGCAAAAAAAGTACattcattataaaaattaaTGTTTATAAGAGATCAAAGCAAATAATAGAATCAAAATGCTGAACAATAGTAGATTGGACTAATTCACCAATTTTATCTCTTCAGTGTAAATCACTCCAGCACATAATACAAACAATGCAAGTAccaaatcaaaaataaaaacagatttttcttTGCATGCAAACTGTATATTGCTGGATTTAAAGGAAAGTTAATTGAtggtgatgcacagcacactgtgcatacaacaaaatgtgtcctctgcatttaacctctaggttaaatgcagaggacacattgaaCCAGAGCCTGTGAAGCAGAAGatccgggttcaaatcccacttactaccattgtgtccctgagcaagatacttaaccttaagttgctccagggagactgtccctgtaaatactgattgtaagtcgctctggataagggcgtctgataaatactgtaaatgtaacccatcacttttggtgagcagtgggcagccatgatagatgtgttgggatggtaccttgctc
This genomic stretch from Denticeps clupeoides chromosome 5, fDenClu1.1, whole genome shotgun sequence harbors:
- the zmat5 gene encoding zinc finger matrin-type protein 5 translates to MGKRYYCDYCDRSFQDNMHNRKKHLNGVQHQRSKKAWFDNFRDAAAILVDEQSKKPCRKFLQTGQCLFGTNCRFSHMTERDLESLKRQVAGGSLRKDPKEGGGAEPMAEEWLARREKRRVAQSSGSVLNEEEDEPLLPPDLHQHFLEIPDLPPSLLPPASTGVASSSQWG
- the uqcr10 gene encoding cytochrome b-c1 complex subunit 9; this translates as MALSRTVYNLLFRRTSTFAVSIMVGAVLFERVFDQGGDAIFEQLNRGKLWKHIKHNYEEKEE